Genomic segment of Verrucomicrobiia bacterium:
TCGACGGTGTGCGGATCGGCGTATGGCGTCACACCCTTGACTTCAGATATGGCAATCATGGGCAGGAAACGCATGAACAACAGGAACAGGGTGAAGAACAGTCCGAACGTTCCCATGAACGTGCTGACGTCCACCCAGGTTGGCAAATAATAGGCCCAGCTGCTGGGCAGGAAGTCGCGGTGCAACGAGACCACGATGATCACAAACCGCTCAAACCACATGCCCACGTTGACCAGAATTGAAACCACGAAAACCAGCCAGAGGTTTTCCCGGATCTTCCGGAACCAGAACACCTGCGGCAGCAGCGTGTTGAAACCCATCATGCACACCCAGCCCCACCAATACGGACCCATGGCCCGGTTCAGGAAGTGGAATCGCTCGTTCGGGTTGCCGCTATACCACGCGATGAAAAACTCCATGCAGTAGGCGTAACCCACGATCGAACCCGTGGCCAGGGTCACCTTGCACATCACGTCAATGTGCCGCATCGTGATGACGTCCTCGAGATGACACCAGCGACGCAGCGGAATCAGCAGCGTCAGCACCATGCCGAAGCCGGAGAAAATCGCACCCGCCACAAAGTAGGGCGGGAAGATCGTCGTGTGCCAGCCGGGCAGCTGCGAAACGGAAAAGTCCAGCGACACCGTGGAGTGCACCGACAACACCAGCGGCGTGCTCAAGCCGGCCAGAATGAGGTAGGCCTTTTCATAGTTCCGCCAGTGACGGTTGGACCCCGTCCACCCGAGCGAGAACAGCCCGTAGAGAAACTGCCGGATTCTAGACTTCGCCCGGTCGCGCATCACCGCGATGTCGGGCACCAGGCCGATATACCAGAACAGCAGCGAAACCGTGAAATAGGTTGAAACCGCGAACACGTCCCACATGAGCGGCGAGCGGAATTGCGGCCAGACGCCGTTGGACGTGGGAATCGGAAACAGGAACCAGTCAAACCAGACACGGCCCACGTGGACCGCCGGATAAATGCCGGCGCACATGACCGCGAAAATCGTCATGGCTTCCGCCGCGCGGTTCACTCCCGTGCGCCAGCGCTGGCGCAGCAGGAAGAGAATCGCCGAAATCAACGTGCCGGCGTGGCCGATGCCGATCCACCAGACGAAGTTGACGATGTCCCAGGCCCACATGGTGGGATGATGATTGCCCCAGACGCCAACACCCGTGGAAATCTGGTAGGCCAGCATGGCCAGGAGCAATCCGGCCAGCAGCACGCTGGGAATGAAGGCCGCCCACCACCAGGCGGGCGTTTTGCCCTCGCAGATTCCCGCCACGCGGTCGGAAATCCAGCCGGGCTTGCGGTCGTTCGCGACGAGCGGGATCCGCTCCAGTTCGCGGGGCACCACCGGCAGCGCCGTGACTGTCGATTGCGAAGCCATTATTCGGCTCCTTTCTCGGCCGTGGCTCCGGCGTTGGCGGGCTCATGTGCACCCGCGTGTTCTTCAAACGGATTTTCAGTCTGCATCTTGACTTCGTATTCCTGCAAACTCTTCGGTGCTTCGTAGTAATCCGGCATGGCCTTGTTCGGATTGCGCACGCGCGCCAGATACGTGAGGCGCGGTTTGGTCAGGAGAAATTCCAGCACGCTGTAGTTGCGGGTCTGGCCTTTCAGCTTTGAAACGCGGCTCTCGGGATCGGCGACATTGCCGAACACGATGGCGCCGGCCGGACAGGCCTGCTGGCAGGCGGTCTTGATGACCCCGTCCGGCACGATGACGTCGCCGGTCGGCCCCGCCTTCACCTTCTGGGCGATCTTCGCCGCCTCGATGCGCTGGAGACAGAACGAGCACTTCTCCATCACACCACGCATGCGCACGGTGACCTGCGGGTTCTTGATCATCTTGATCAGATCCCACTCGTCATCCGGCCGCATGCCCGCATTCGGATCCTTGAACCAGCGCACCATGTCCCACTGTCCATCAGTCGTGTGGGTGAGCGGTGTCGCGTAAAACGGCCCCTTGAGATTGCTCAACGGACGCTTGTTGTAATCCAGGAAGTTGAAGCGGCGAACCTTGTAGGGGCAGTTGTTCGAGCAGTAACGCGTGCCCACGCAACGGTTGTAGGCCATCACGTTCAAACCTTCGGCGTCGTGCGCGGTGGCGTTGACCGGACAGACGTTTTCGCACGGCGCATTTTCGCAGTGCTGGCACATCATCGGCTGGTTGACCACCTGCACGTCATCGATCCACGACTCAAATTCCTGCTTGGATTCCAGCGGCGGCACCGTGGGCTTCTGCTTCGCGTGCTCCTTGTCGGTCGTATAGTAACGGTCGATGCGGATCCACTGCATCTCGCGCCCACGACGGACCTGATCCTTGCCAACAATAGGAATGTTGTTCTCGCTCTGGCAGGCGATCACACACGCCGAGCAGCCGACGCAGGCATTCAAGTCCACCGACATGCCCCACTGATGGTGCGCCGCCTTCATGGCCGCCTTGAGCGGGTTTTCCTTGTCGTAAAGCGACTGGACAACGGGCGGTTTTTCGAGGTCGAGCGCCGCCGGAAAGTCCGGGTGCTCGCGGAACTGCTCGAGGTTCGCCTCCCGGACAATCGGCCGGCCTTCCATGGACCAGTGCTCCTGCGTGCAGGAAAGCGGGAACGTCTTGCCCGTCTTCGTCACCGTGACGCCGCTGACAATGTGCATCGCGTCACTCGCGCGCAGCACGTAAGCATTGAAACCGGTGCCGGAACCAACGCGTCCCGCCTTGGGACGGCCGTAGCCCAAAGTAACTCCCACCACGTTGTCGGCCATGCCGGGCTGCACCCAGATCGGGCCATCAACCGAACGCCCGCCGACGGTGAGCGTCACCATGTCGTTGTTGGCCACACCCAAATCTTGAGCCGTCTTCCGGCTGACCAGAACGGCGTTGTCCCACGTCATCTTGGTGATCGGATCGGGCATTTCTTGGAGCCAGCCGTTGTTGGTGTAACGCCCGTCGTCCACGCTGTAATCGCGGCGGACCAGGAGTTCCAACTTGCCCGTCGCAGCAGCCTCCGCCCTGACCGCGTTCAGCGCCTTCGCCACGGCGACGTTGTCGAGCGCCACCGAAACCTTCTTCGCGGCGGAATCCGCGAGGAAACCGTCATGCAGGAACTTCCGCCACGCATCCTCGACGTTGCCGCTTACCAAGCCTGCAAATGTTTCACGCACGATCTCGTAGGAACTGACGGCCGAAGCGCCCACGATGCGCGCAAGGACTTCGATTTCCGACAGGCCGCCGAACAGCGGCGCAATCAACGGTTGAATCGGCACCAGCGTGCCGTCCGACGTGCGGAGGTCGCCCCATGATTCGAGATAGTGCGTGCCGGGCAAATGCCAGTGGCATCCGGCCGCGCTTTCATCCTCGTAGTATGCATGGCGGACCACGGTCTTCGCCCGGGCCTGCGCTTCGCTCCACTTCAAATCCGCCGGCGCGGTGTAGGCGGGATTGCTGCCCAGAATGACCAGCGTGTCCACCACCCCATTGTTCAACGCCGTCGTAAGCTGCTGAATGGTGCCGCCCTTCTGCGGCATTTCCCGGAACTCGACCGTGCGGCCCAAGTTATCCAGCGCCGCATTCATCGCGTAAGCCAGCGCATGCACGGCAAGCGGCTGCCCCGCACCTGCCACCACGAGGCTGCGGCCTTTGTTGGCCACCAAATCCTTGGCGCATTCGGCCAGCCATTTGGCCGCGTCGGCGGGAACGTTCTCCGCCGAAACACCCGCCACGCCGATCGCCGACGCCATCACGGCCGCCGCCTTCAACACCGCGCTGCCAGGCAGACGCAGGCGATGATCGGCGTTGGCGCCGGTCAGCGACATCAAACCTTCGACGACGTAAAGCCGGCTCATGGTATCGGACGGCTTTTCCAAACGCCGGCCGTTCGCAAAGCGCCGGATGTGATTGTGAACGTCCTCCTCGGAGCCGAGAAAATCACAATCCAACGAAACGATCACGC
This window contains:
- a CDS encoding TAT-variant-translocated molybdopterin oxidoreductase gives rise to the protein PPMKTIPPSCPEPETGRTYWRSLDQISDTPEFREWLHREFPSGASEFLDPVSRRHFVKIMSASFALAGLGFGLTGCRRPEEKLEPMGKAPDDYTYGMPSYYASAMPTRGGAIPLVVKSYDGRPVKVEGNDLYPDGNGSTDRFAQASILNLYDPDRAQRFLKDGKTATAEAAYDFLAELSKKFSTSQGQGLAFLVEPGTSPSRQRLQQLAEGLMPKAGWFSYDPTDSVVHAQAAAQFCGKPVAPTFRYDKASVIVSLDCDFLGSEEDVHNHIRRFANGRRLEKPSDTMSRLYVVEGLMSLTGANADHRLRLPGSAVLKAAAVMASAIGVAGVSAENVPADAAKWLAECAKDLVANKGRSLVVAGAGQPLAVHALAYAMNAALDNLGRTVEFREMPQKGGTIQQLTTALNNGVVDTLVILGSNPAYTAPADLKWSEAQARAKTVVRHAYYEDESAAGCHWHLPGTHYLESWGDLRTSDGTLVPIQPLIAPLFGGLSEIEVLARIVGASAVSSYEIVRETFAGLVSGNVEDAWRKFLHDGFLADSAAKKVSVALDNVAVAKALNAVRAEAAATGKLELLVRRDYSVDDGRYTNNGWLQEMPDPITKMTWDNAVLVSRKTAQDLGVANNDMVTLTVGGRSVDGPIWVQPGMADNVVGVTLGYGRPKAGRVGSGTGFNAYVLRASDAMHIVSGVTVTKTGKTFPLSCTQEHWSMEGRPIVREANLEQFREHPDFPAALDLEKPPVVQSLYDKENPLKAAMKAAHHQWGMSVDLNACVGCSACVIACQSENNIPIVGKDQVRRGREMQWIRIDRYYTTDKEHAKQKPTVPPLESKQEFESWIDDVQVVNQPMMCQHCENAPCENVCPVNATAHDAEGLNVMAYNRCVGTRYCSNNCPYKVRRFNFLDYNKRPLSNLKGPFYATPLTHTTDGQWDMVRWFKDPNAGMRPDDEWDLIKMIKNPQVTVRMRGVMEKCSFCLQRIEAAKIAQKVKAGPTGDVIVPDGVIKTACQQACPAGAIVFGNVADPESRVSKLKGQTRNYSVLEFLLTKPRLTYLARVRNPNKAMPDYYEAPKSLQEYEVKMQTENPFEEHAGAHEPANAGATAEKGAE
- the nrfD gene encoding NrfD/PsrC family molybdoenzyme membrane anchor subunit, coding for MASQSTVTALPVVPRELERIPLVANDRKPGWISDRVAGICEGKTPAWWWAAFIPSVLLAGLLLAMLAYQISTGVGVWGNHHPTMWAWDIVNFVWWIGIGHAGTLISAILFLLRQRWRTGVNRAAEAMTIFAVMCAGIYPAVHVGRVWFDWFLFPIPTSNGVWPQFRSPLMWDVFAVSTYFTVSLLFWYIGLVPDIAVMRDRAKSRIRQFLYGLFSLGWTGSNRHWRNYEKAYLILAGLSTPLVLSVHSTVSLDFSVSQLPGWHTTIFPPYFVAGAIFSGFGMVLTLLIPLRRWCHLEDVITMRHIDVMCKVTLATGSIVGYAYCMEFFIAWYSGNPNERFHFLNRAMGPYWWGWVCMMGFNTLLPQVFWFRKIRENLWLVFVVSILVNVGMWFERFVIIVVSLHRDFLPSSWAYYLPTWVDVSTFMGTFGLFFTLFLLFMRFLPMIAISEVKGVTPYADPHTVEGGAKGGQH